A stretch of DNA from Pseudomonadales bacterium:
GGTTCCCGAACAGGTGCTTGGCGCGAGTACGCTGGCACCGGCTGATCTGCCCCATCGGCCCTTTGCTGACGAATACCCGCCGGAGCGTGCCGGCTGGTTCTACTTCACCCCTGTCATCGCCCCGGATCCCCTGGGTGCTGCCCGTTATCAGGTGCTGGTGACCGGTAACGGCCAGCCGGCGCTGATCCTGGCCCGACTGGTGGGCCATGGCTGCAATGAGACCTATACCTGGCTGGTCGATTCGCTCACCCGCAAATACGCGATCAAGGATGACCCGGCGGTGCTGCCGCGTCCGCCCTACCTGCAGGCCGCCAGTTTTCAGGTCGATGGTGTGAGCGTCGATCTCGCCTGCGGCAGGGATCTGGTGCTGGCCTATACCCTGCCATCAGGTATCAGGCGCTGGCAGGCGGAGCAGGTGGCGCTGGAAAACGCGCGGGAGACCGAGGCCCAGCGTCTTGTCGAAGTGGCCAGGCGGATTGAGCGGGCAGAGGCGCGCGCCTATGCCGACACCTTCACCCACGGCGAGAAGTTCCGCCTGGATGGCGGGCTTGGTCTGATTTTCGGCGAACCGTTCAGGACCACGGTACCGCATACGCCAGACGTACCCTTCGCCATGCGGCCGCCGCGCCTGCCGCCGCCGTTCGACACCGGCAGCTTCGAACTGACACTGGATCCGGAAGATGTGCCCATCAGGCTGGAGGGGTCGATCCCGGATCCCGATGGCAGACATTACGAAAAAATTACCGGGGCGCTGCAGGCAAAATTCGGTGCTGCTATGAAAGACACGGATCGTCATCGGATCTTCCGGGTCAACGGCAACTACTTCACCCTGCGGCAGATCAGGGACCGAACTGATATCACACTGATCGATATTCGTGCGCAGAAGGCTCAGGAGGCGCGGGCGGCAGCCGCAAAGGCGGCCGAACTGGCGGCAGCGGAAGCGAGGTTCAAAGCGGAGACGGAAGGACTCTGAGCTGACGGCCGCTCAGTTGGCCTCACGTATCTCAGGCTCGGGCGCGGGCTCTGGCGCTGGCAGCCAGTTTCAGCTGCTCCCGGGTGTGGAAGCCGGCCTTCTCCAGGCGCTGATTGCATTCCCCGTAAACCCCGCCCAGGCGATCGAGCACGAATCGGGCAAACAGGCTCTGCACCAGCGCTATGGCGTTGTTGTCGAAGTCCAGGGAGCGACACGAAGCCAGGAAGTTATAGGAGATCTGATAGGGGCTGATCGGGATGCTGACATTGCGCTCGTTACGATCCGTGGCATCTGCGGTGCGCTCGGTGATCGCCTGCAGCAGCAGCCCGAAGTGGGACGTGCACTTCTCCGCCATGGACCGGGCCATGGCATCCATTTCCACATCGTATTCGGTATCGAATTCGTATTTCTCACCGTACCAGTAGTCCAGACCGCGCTGCATGCGCTTGGCAAACGCCTGGATCAGGTTTGAGCGACGGAACCGCATTTCCCGCATCAGATCGAAACAGCTGCGCTGCTGGCGTTCGTCTTCCTCGTGCTGGTAGGCGAGCTCAAACAGGCCATCTTCGATGTTTGAATAGAGGCCATCCATCAGATGCAGCAACTCCCCTGTCACCTTGTGATGCATAGCCGTGAAGACGTTGCGGGGATCGAACTGCTGTCCCATCGCGCTCTCTTGTGCTGAACCGTACGCAGGAGAGTCTAGGGGGATGAGCGGTCGAAAACATTGAATCAATGGTGATCGAAACTGCCAACCGCGTCATAAAGCGCCGATTTGTGCCCTATTCTGTCGT
This window harbors:
- a CDS encoding DUF1631 family protein, whose amino-acid sequence is MGQQFDPRNVFTAMHHKVTGELLHLMDGLYSNIEDGLFELAYQHEEDERQQRSCFDLMREMRFRRSNLIQAFAKRMQRGLDYWYGEKYEFDTEYDVEMDAMARSMAEKCTSHFGLLLQAITERTADATDRNERNVSIPISPYQISYNFLASCRSLDFDNNAIALVQSLFARFVLDRLGGVYGECNQRLEKAGFHTREQLKLAASARARARA